GCGGCTCACGTTGCCTCCTCAGAATCGAAATTGAACGCCGATGATGCATCGAACGATGGGAACATACGGCACACTCGGCAGGACGCGTTAACCGGCAAAACGCCGGGACCATCAATCCTACGCGGGGGATCCGACAGGACGAACCCGTCGCAACACCAAGGCATCCTCCGTCGGGTGCTGATAGTAGTGGCGTCGCCGTCCCACCAGCGCGAAACCGCGGCTGCCGTACAGGTCCCGCGCCGGACTGTTGGATGTGCGCACCTCGAGATACACGGAGGCCAGGTCGGCGTGGTCGGCAAACTGCAGGGCATCGTCGAGCAGCTGTGCACCGATACCGCGCCCGCGATGTACCAACGCGGTGCAGATGTTGGCAATCTCGCCCTCGTCGGCCGCTCGCAACAGCACACAGTAACCGGCGATCGCCCCAGACCCCTCACACGCCACCCGCAGGCGGGCGTACCCGCGCGATAGCAGGTCGCGGAAAGCCGACGGCGCCCACGCGTCGGCAAACGCTTCGGCTTCGATCTTTGCTACCCCCTCGACGTCGCCGAGATGCATATCCCGAATGGTGACCGGGAGGCGCGTCATCAGCCGTCAGCTCCGCACGACAGGCGCATTCGGCAAACTGATGCCGTAACGCTCCTCCCACTTCACCTGCGCTTCGGCGAGGCGTCCATACAGGGGCTCCCACCCATTCAGCTCGATCGGGCGATCCCGCCACTCCCCACGGGCCGAGGCCAGGCACTCGGCAACCGGCATGCAGAGAGCGAGATCCTCGTCAAACGGCGACGACAGCACCGCCAGCCGCTGCCACGGGGACACCGCCAGCTGCAGCTTCTCCGCCGCCATCCGGCCGGCGGCCCCCGCCGGGCGCCAGAACCCGCCGTCGTCTCGCCGGACAGGCAGCACGTACCGCTCTCCACGGAGAGCCTCGGCGTGAACGACGTAGTCGCCGACTGGTACGTCCGACAACGACGCAGCGGCCAAAAGCAGCGAGGGTACGGCATACAGGGGGCACCCGGCACCATGGGCCAGCCCCTTGGCCAGTGCGGCGGCGATACGCAGGGAGGTGAAGCCGCCCGGCCCCTCTCCGCAGACGATCGCCCCCAAGTCGCGCGGGCGCATGCCTGACCGCGCCAGCAGTTGTTGCAGCGCGGGGAAAAGCGAATCCTCCTTCCCCGCCCCCATGGCCACGCTGTGGGCGCCCAGCACACGGCTACCGGCAAACAGCGCCACCGTGCCACTGGTGGTCGAAGCGTCAAGGACGAGTGTCAGGGCGGAATCGGAAAGGGCGTCCACACAGGGAGTTTACCGCGGCATCGCCGTCGATCACACCCCGCCCCGCGATACGCCAGCACCTTCAGGCCACGCGGGAAGCCCCGCGCGCGATCGGCGCCCCAATCACGACGGTCGGCAACTGCTCACACCCGTCATCCGACAGCTGCGCCAACGTGGCAAAGGTGCCATCCTCCGCCAACGCGACGGCGGCGTCGAACAGGTTGCCGTCGAAGGCCGTGCCGCGATCGCGCGCCATGGTGTCGACCACCGTGGCCACAGGCAGCCCTGCCCGGTACGGCCGCTCGGCGGTGAGCGCCTCATCGAAGTCGGCAACCGCCCGCACACGTGCCATGAACGACAGGCGTTCCCCGGCATCCGCCAGAGGTAGCCCTGACCGTCCAGTCGCTCGTGATGGCAAGCGGCGTCGGCAGCAAAGTGGCGAAATGCGCTGGCAAGCCATGGCCAGCGCCGCAGCAGCGCGCCGTCCGCGCCGCCAGTTGCCACCGGTCGTGCCAGTCGACCAAGCGCACATCGCGCTTGAGTACCTGAACCGCACTACGGTACTGCGCAGCGTGTGCCCCAGCCGCTGCCCCTCCGTTTGGGAGGGCGTACGATTCCGGAGTATCGGCCCCGATCGTTACTGGCTGTTGTACCGAGCCGTGCCGTCATCGCAGGCGTTCACGGCCAGCCGTTGCCGTGCGTCGGACGAGTCAGCGCGAGCGTTGCGGCGCCACCCGGAGCACGCGCCGACCCGCGTGGGCCGGGTCGTGGGCCAGCGTGATGTGGATGGTCTCCGGTGGCAACGTGTGCCGTGCGCGTTCTGGCCACTCCACCAGCAACACCGGCGCTGTCGCCACCAGCTCGTCCCAGCCGAGTGCCTCGAGTTCGGACTCGTGGCGCAGGCGATACAAGTCGACGTGGACGACCGGTCCACGAGGCGAGTCGTACTGCTGCACGAGTGAAAATGTGGGACTGGTCACCGCCCCGAGCTCCGATACGCCGAGGCCGGCACAGATGGCGCGGGCGAGGGTCGTCTTGCCGGAACCGAGGTCGCCCTCAAGGGTCACCACGGCCGGTACGGGCAGCGCCGCTCCCACAGCACGCCCCCACGCTTCGAGGGAATCGCGCTCCGGCGCCCTCGGCGCGCCACGTGTGAGCAGATGTGACAGCGCGGTGGCTGCCGTCTCAGCGGCCACGCTTCCCCCCGGCACGGCGCCCCGGTGCACTCCCTGGCGGTCTCTTGGGCGCGGGGGCGTTGCCGCGGGCCTGCGCCGGTGCCTGCCCCAGCGCCGTTCGCACCTCGAACAACTGATCGCGGAGTCGGGCCGCTGCCTCGAAGTCCAGCGCCGTGGCGGCTTCTCGCATGGCCACTTCAAGCTCGGTCACCAGCTGTTCCAGCTCCTCCCGTGACCGTGCCACCTGCTCGCTGGCCAGACGCTTCGGCGCAGGGGGCTCACCCTCACGCTCGACACGCGCGTCGGCCACCCGCGTTATGAACCGGACCTCGTCGACGCTCTTGCTCACACCCTTCGGAACAATCCCGTGCGCGAGATTGTACTCGTGCTGCATCGTACGCCGACGGTCGGTCTCGTCCATGGCGCGCTGCATGGACCCCGTGATGCGGTCGGCATAGAGGATGGCCATACCGTGCAGATTGCGCGCGGCCCGGCCGATGGTCTGAATGAGCGACCGATCGCTGCGCAGGAACCCTTCCTGATCGGCATCGAGAATGGCGACGAGCGATACCTCGGGCATGTCGAGTCCCTCGCGCAGCAGATTGATGCCAACGAGCACATCGAATTCACCAAGCCGCAAGCCGCGCACAATTTCCATGCGCTCGATGGCGTCGATGTCGGAATGCATGTAGCGCACCCGAACACCCATCTGCTGCAAATAGTCGGTGAGATCCTCCGACATGCGCTTGGTGAGAGTGGTGACCAGTACCCGCTCGCCCCGGCGCTCGCGCTGCCGAATCTCGTGAAGCAGGTCGTCCACCTGTCCCTTCACCGGTCGCACCTCGAGCATCGGATCGAGCAGCCCCGTTGGCCGAATGACCTGCTCCACCACGATCCCCTCGGAGAGCTGCAATTCGAGTTCGCCCGGCGTGGCCGATACGCTGATGAGCCGCGGGACCAATTGCATGAACTCCTCGAAAACCAGCGGCCGGTTGTCGAGCGCACTCGGGAGCCGGAATCCGTAGTCGACGAGCGTCAGCTTTCGGGCACGGTCGCCGTTGTACATGGCGCGCACCTGGGGCAGCGTCACGTGCGACTCATCCACCACCACGAGATAGTCGTCGGGGAAGTAGTCGAGCAGACACGCCGGACGTTCTCCCGCCAGGCGGCCACTGATGTGCCGTGAGTAATTCTCGATGCCGGCGCAGGTGCCGATCTCCGCCAGCATTTCGAGGTCGAAGTTGGTGCGCTGTTCCAGCCGCTGGGCCTCGAGCAGCTTCCCCTGCAGCCGGAGCTCCGCGAGTCGCTCCGCGAGCTCGTCGCGAATGGCCCTCGACGCGCGCTCGATCGTCGGCCGATTGGTGATGAAGTGCTTCGCCGGATAGATGGCCATGCGGTCGAGCGCGGCGATCGTCTCACCAGTGAGCGGATCGATCTTGCTGATGCGCTCGATCTCGTCGCCCCACAACTCGAGCCGCACGGCCTGCTCCTCGTATGCCGGGTAGATCTCCACGGTATCGCCGCGCACCCGGAAGGTGCCGCGATCGAAGGCGACGTCGTTGCGCAGATACTGGATGCCAACCAGGGCGCGCAGGATTTCGTCGCGCGGGATCTGCTGTCCCCGTGACAGGGACACCATGCGTTCACGGTACGACACCGGGTCACCGAGGCCGTAAATGGCCGACACCGTGGACACGATCACGACATCGTCGCGCTCCATGAGGGAGCTCGTGGCGCGCAGGCGCAGGCGATCGATATCCTCGTTGATGCTCGCGTCCTTCTCGATGTACGTGTCACTCGAGGGTACGTACGCTTCCGGCTGGTAGTAGTCGTAGTAGGAGATGAAGTACTCGACCGCATTCGTGGGGAAAAACGACTTCAACTCGCCATACAGCTGCGCCGCCAGCGTCTTGTTGTGCGACAGCACCAGCGTGGGGCGCCCCCACTGCGCGACCACATTGGCGATCG
This genomic stretch from Gemmatimonas sp. harbors:
- the tsaE gene encoding tRNA (adenosine(37)-N6)-threonylcarbamoyltransferase complex ATPase subunit type 1 TsaE; this encodes MAAETAATALSHLLTRGAPRAPERDSLEAWGRAVGAALPVPAVVTLEGDLGSGKTTLARAICAGLGVSELGAVTSPTFSLVQQYDSPRGPVVHVDLYRLRHESELEALGWDELVATAPVLLVEWPERARHTLPPETIHITLAHDPAHAGRRVLRVAPQRSR
- the tsaB gene encoding tRNA (adenosine(37)-N6)-threonylcarbamoyltransferase complex dimerization subunit type 1 TsaB is translated as MDALSDSALTLVLDASTTSGTVALFAGSRVLGAHSVAMGAGKEDSLFPALQQLLARSGMRPRDLGAIVCGEGPGGFTSLRIAAALAKGLAHGAGCPLYAVPSLLLAAASLSDVPVGDYVVHAEALRGERYVLPVRRDDGGFWRPAGAAGRMAAEKLQLAVSPWQRLAVLSSPFDEDLALCMPVAECLASARGEWRDRPIELNGWEPLYGRLAEAQVKWEERYGISLPNAPVVRS
- the uvrB gene encoding excinuclease ABC subunit UvrB, which produces MEYQFRLQSPFDPAGDQPRAIAELTAGLHRGDRHQTLLGVTGSGKTMTIANVVAQWGRPTLVLSHNKTLAAQLYGELKSFFPTNAVEYFISYYDYYQPEAYVPSSDTYIEKDASINEDIDRLRLRATSSLMERDDVVIVSTVSAIYGLGDPVSYRERMVSLSRGQQIPRDEILRALVGIQYLRNDVAFDRGTFRVRGDTVEIYPAYEEQAVRLELWGDEIERISKIDPLTGETIAALDRMAIYPAKHFITNRPTIERASRAIRDELAERLAELRLQGKLLEAQRLEQRTNFDLEMLAEIGTCAGIENYSRHISGRLAGERPACLLDYFPDDYLVVVDESHVTLPQVRAMYNGDRARKLTLVDYGFRLPSALDNRPLVFEEFMQLVPRLISVSATPGELELQLSEGIVVEQVIRPTGLLDPMLEVRPVKGQVDDLLHEIRQRERRGERVLVTTLTKRMSEDLTDYLQQMGVRVRYMHSDIDAIERMEIVRGLRLGEFDVLVGINLLREGLDMPEVSLVAILDADQEGFLRSDRSLIQTIGRAARNLHGMAILYADRITGSMQRAMDETDRRRTMQHEYNLAHGIVPKGVSKSVDEVRFITRVADARVEREGEPPAPKRLASEQVARSREELEQLVTELEVAMREAATALDFEAAARLRDQLFEVRTALGQAPAQARGNAPAPKRPPGSAPGRRAGGKRGR
- the rimI gene encoding ribosomal protein S18-alanine N-acetyltransferase, whose protein sequence is MTRLPVTIRDMHLGDVEGVAKIEAEAFADAWAPSAFRDLLSRGYARLRVACEGSGAIAGYCVLLRAADEGEIANICTALVHRGRGIGAQLLDDALQFADHADLASVYLEVRTSNSPARDLYGSRGFALVGRRRHYYQHPTEDALVLRRVRPVGSPA